The following are from one region of the Candidatus Latescibacter sp. genome:
- a CDS encoding heparinase II/III family protein, with product MAKMKTLFFMAVFISTVFAGWLSTFAEPVTLYKAKNVASARENMKRYPWAQTIVQDWKRNTEYALAVEPSLFQNMISDTTPWPEYGQSCPVCVGKKSTMGETGIYEWSIKDPEHLKCRYCVTVYPNPGYPEKGSMTAKKMGQTFTFYLTPEEIANPGDKSGKYAFRWASWPVHTSFSGILRYRKAAWCFSQILPMAKMYAVTGEVKYADRAALIMDLAAKVYPKWLYHSYNGTYADCPGGEAAREIGKNPRGGRFPIETIITAFPGLHTRNGYAELNNGFWGAGRFGCSGSDASFILNMTIAYDLIHEAKHADGTPVVTQEMDKRIVNDLILAGSADSDNWDEINNKCGPGRALSGAVGILFKRPESVRRSLEGFELLMGNSFHFDGFCEESPSYSDMHLSLMQNIPEILLGYTDPPGYTPKNGDVLKNFNPFTSVGRYQLALESMVRMLNFNRKYPVIGDTHFGEGISPIYAEILTDRYSERYAGLLEEVMGVPLAEKGSEFALWNRNPGIRGGAKAPLPLRSEWFPGWHVAVMRGGQPGGNTALYFNGYAHGGHRHYDTLGVMYSALGQELASDRGYIWDDPRNAWTRSTLSHNIVTVDGASQDGEKCHSTLDFFAAVPAVEVVQASANAYRQCDQYRRTTALVQISPGQTYMVDFFRVSGGMKHQYSMNCNGKLVKVDGADPSPVQEEIRWLSNIRAAVPKIPFTVTWDYNGVRLDMIMLSPVSRLLVTDAPGWRTNKGSDLNAPPVQEIIAERGFDKLSPLNSTKLVSRFATVTVPYQGGASPIKAARLLIDDPDTGALAVAVELEGRTDYIISALDQKKREYGPVTMTGSFGFVSTDSQGKVIQMYLLDGTELTSGGTLRQAQCTLAKARMTFLVASVKDRTFTLKNAIPGNLKLKGLCLLAGDTGYEIESAGGKSITVRDYPATECSEATVLFDAKK from the coding sequence ATGGCCAAAATGAAAACTCTTTTCTTCATGGCGGTTTTTATCTCTACCGTGTTCGCCGGCTGGCTCTCCACTTTTGCAGAGCCGGTGACTCTGTACAAGGCAAAAAATGTCGCCAGCGCCCGTGAAAATATGAAACGCTATCCCTGGGCGCAGACTATTGTCCAGGACTGGAAAAGGAATACCGAGTATGCCCTGGCGGTCGAGCCTTCTCTTTTCCAGAACATGATATCCGACACCACCCCCTGGCCTGAGTACGGTCAGAGCTGCCCTGTCTGTGTGGGAAAAAAGTCGACCATGGGCGAAACCGGTATCTATGAGTGGAGCATCAAGGACCCTGAACATCTGAAATGCCGTTACTGCGTGACAGTCTATCCCAATCCCGGTTATCCGGAAAAAGGGAGCATGACCGCAAAAAAGATGGGTCAGACGTTTACATTCTACCTGACCCCGGAAGAGATCGCGAATCCTGGGGACAAGTCCGGCAAATATGCGTTCCGGTGGGCGTCCTGGCCGGTGCATACCAGCTTCAGCGGCATCCTGCGCTACCGGAAAGCCGCCTGGTGTTTCTCGCAGATACTTCCGATGGCTAAGATGTACGCTGTAACCGGAGAGGTGAAATACGCCGACCGGGCGGCGCTGATCATGGATCTTGCGGCGAAAGTTTATCCGAAATGGCTCTATCATTCCTATAACGGCACCTATGCGGACTGCCCGGGCGGAGAAGCCGCGAGAGAGATAGGAAAAAACCCCCGAGGAGGCCGCTTTCCTATTGAAACCATCATAACCGCTTTTCCCGGCCTGCATACGAGAAACGGATATGCGGAGCTGAATAACGGTTTCTGGGGTGCAGGGCGCTTCGGATGCAGCGGGAGCGACGCCTCTTTTATCCTCAATATGACAATAGCTTATGACCTGATTCACGAGGCGAAGCATGCCGACGGAACCCCCGTAGTGACTCAGGAAATGGACAAGCGGATTGTGAACGATCTGATTCTCGCCGGCTCTGCCGATTCGGATAATTGGGACGAAATCAACAACAAGTGCGGCCCGGGAAGGGCTTTGAGCGGGGCGGTCGGCATTCTCTTCAAGCGCCCGGAGAGCGTACGGCGCTCCCTCGAAGGTTTCGAGCTTCTGATGGGCAACAGTTTCCATTTCGACGGTTTCTGCGAGGAATCGCCATCGTATTCTGATATGCATTTAAGCCTTATGCAGAACATACCGGAAATTCTCCTCGGTTACACCGACCCGCCGGGCTATACCCCGAAAAACGGGGATGTGCTCAAGAACTTCAATCCCTTCACCAGCGTCGGAAGATACCAGCTTGCATTGGAAAGCATGGTGCGGATGCTCAATTTTAACCGGAAATACCCCGTGATCGGAGACACCCATTTCGGGGAAGGAATCAGCCCCATTTACGCCGAGATTCTGACCGACCGTTACAGCGAGAGGTATGCCGGGCTGCTCGAAGAGGTCATGGGTGTCCCTCTGGCTGAAAAGGGCAGCGAATTCGCCCTCTGGAACCGTAATCCAGGCATCCGGGGCGGGGCTAAAGCGCCGCTGCCCCTCCGCTCCGAATGGTTCCCCGGATGGCATGTGGCGGTCATGCGCGGCGGGCAGCCGGGCGGAAACACCGCGCTCTACTTCAACGGCTACGCGCACGGCGGGCACCGTCACTACGATACGCTCGGCGTCATGTACAGCGCACTCGGCCAGGAACTGGCTTCCGACCGGGGATACATCTGGGACGATCCCCGTAACGCCTGGACCCGCAGCACCCTGTCTCACAACATAGTAACCGTGGACGGCGCCAGCCAGGATGGCGAGAAATGCCATTCCACCCTGGACTTTTTCGCCGCCGTCCCTGCGGTGGAGGTAGTCCAGGCCTCCGCAAACGCATACCGGCAGTGCGACCAGTACCGCCGCACCACCGCCCTCGTGCAGATATCGCCGGGTCAGACCTACATGGTCGACTTTTTCCGGGTGAGCGGCGGCATGAAACACCAGTACTCGATGAACTGCAACGGCAAACTGGTGAAGGTCGACGGCGCCGATCCCAGTCCGGTGCAGGAAGAAATCAGGTGGCTCTCCAACATCCGTGCCGCTGTCCCCAAAATTCCGTTTACAGTAACCTGGGACTATAACGGAGTCCGCCTTGATATGATCATGCTCAGCCCGGTAAGCCGTCTTCTGGTAACCGACGCCCCCGGATGGCGCACCAACAAGGGAAGCGATCTGAACGCCCCTCCTGTCCAGGAAATCATCGCCGAGCGCGGCTTCGACAAGCTCAGCCCGCTCAATTCCACAAAATTGGTGAGTCGTTTTGCCACGGTGACCGTGCCGTATCAGGGGGGTGCTTCCCCGATCAAAGCGGCGCGCCTGCTGATTGACGATCCCGATACGGGGGCTTTAGCGGTGGCTGTAGAGCTGGAAGGCCGCACGGATTACATCATCTCGGCGCTCGATCAGAAAAAGCGTGAATACGGCCCTGTGACCATGACCGGAAGTTTCGGATTCGTTTCCACGGATTCACAGGGGAAGGTCATCCAGATGTATCTTCTCGACGGCACGGAGCTAACAAGCGGTGGTACACTTCGACAAGCTCAGTGTACGTTGGCAAAAGCCAGGATGACATTCCTGGTCGCCTCGGTGAAAGACCGCACCTTTACCCTGAAAAATGCCATTCCCGGAAACCTGAAGCTCAAAGGGCTGTGCCTCCTGGCCGGTGACACCGGGTACGAGATCGAATCGGCCGGCGGCAAATCCATTACGGTGAGAGATTATCCCGCGACCGAGTGCAGCGAGGCGACCGTGCTCTTTGATGCAAAAAAATAG
- a CDS encoding neutral/alkaline non-lysosomal ceramidase N-terminal domain-containing protein has protein sequence MLRFLYTVLFLWFVLPPLSGYCSHLPLKAGAAKIKITPMIPIPLSGFYVRQGIFKGVHDDLYARAVSFESEGKEALIISVDTCILSDTFWDDLTARISKKYPIARDHIFLCASHTHGGPALYEPPEKKDLDTSWLEKNPYLEKQKAYTEEIKEKMVQVVGDARKKLEPARIGYGSGSAAIGVNRRARTVKGDIWLGVNPEGPVDRELRVVRIDSVNGKTLALMFNIGCHGTSMISESITGDWCGLTEQFVEKVWGNEVVACFLPGAGGDVNPIYEEKTVFDARTGGADVLAAIAGEETIRVAKGITCKTEGPLEASQRVVTLPGKKYLGLLGFDPKYDELAKDTSPVPPSTLKMSALHVGNIVFAASSGEIFSEIGMELKKKSPYSQMLFMGLTNGYSGYVLTDKELGRGYEYNATVIKSGGQAAVVNTLLDMMGEW, from the coding sequence ATGCTCCGTTTCCTGTATACAGTTCTATTTCTCTGGTTTGTTTTACCTCCGCTATCCGGCTACTGCTCCCATCTTCCGCTGAAAGCCGGAGCGGCGAAAATCAAAATCACCCCGATGATTCCGATTCCCCTTTCCGGTTTTTATGTCCGCCAGGGAATTTTCAAGGGGGTACATGACGATCTCTATGCCCGCGCGGTGTCATTCGAGTCGGAGGGAAAAGAAGCGCTCATAATCTCGGTCGATACTTGTATCCTCTCGGACACGTTCTGGGACGACCTGACCGCCCGGATATCAAAAAAATATCCCATTGCAAGAGACCATATCTTCCTCTGCGCCAGCCACACCCACGGCGGTCCGGCGCTTTACGAACCCCCGGAGAAAAAGGATCTGGACACATCCTGGCTGGAGAAGAACCCGTATCTGGAAAAGCAGAAAGCCTATACCGAAGAGATCAAGGAGAAAATGGTCCAGGTCGTCGGCGACGCCCGTAAAAAGCTTGAGCCGGCCCGTATCGGGTATGGCTCCGGCTCGGCGGCCATCGGCGTAAACCGCCGCGCACGCACGGTGAAAGGGGACATCTGGCTCGGTGTAAATCCCGAAGGCCCGGTAGACCGTGAGCTGCGGGTGGTCAGGATCGACAGTGTGAATGGAAAGACCCTGGCGCTCATGTTCAATATCGGCTGTCACGGCACCAGCATGATTTCCGAATCGATCACCGGCGACTGGTGCGGGCTTACCGAGCAGTTTGTCGAGAAAGTATGGGGAAATGAGGTTGTCGCCTGCTTCCTTCCGGGCGCCGGTGGGGATGTGAATCCCATTTATGAAGAAAAGACCGTGTTCGACGCCCGCACCGGCGGGGCCGATGTCCTGGCGGCCATAGCAGGCGAAGAAACGATACGGGTGGCTAAAGGGATAACCTGTAAAACGGAAGGGCCACTGGAAGCTTCCCAGCGTGTGGTCACACTCCCCGGGAAGAAATATCTCGGCCTGCTCGGCTTCGATCCCAAATACGATGAGCTTGCCAAAGATACATCGCCTGTCCCGCCCTCCACCCTTAAAATGAGCGCCCTGCATGTGGGGAATATTGTTTTCGCCGCCTCCTCGGGCGAAATCTTTTCCGAAATAGGGATGGAGTTGAAGAAGAAATCGCCCTACAGTCAGATGCTCTTCATGGGCCTCACCAACGGGTATTCGGGATATGTGCTTACCGACAAGGAACTCGGCCGCGGGTATGAATACAACGCTACAGTCATCAAGAGCGGCGGCCAGGCAGCGGTGGTGAACACCCTGCTCGACATGATGGGGGAATGGTAA